From Solanum lycopersicum chromosome 8, SLM_r2.1, the proteins below share one genomic window:
- the LOC101263536 gene encoding G-protein coupled receptor 1 isoform X2: MATVKAVMGNLTVAERQLLTAVNSGASSLSFVGSGFIVLCYLLFKDLRKFSFKLVFYLALSDMCCSFFSIIGDPSKGFFCYAQGYTTHFFCLASFLWTTTIAFTLHRTVVRHKTDVEDLEPMFHLYVWGTSGVMTVIRSIANNHEHLSRLGTWCWAQTGHTGKVVHFITFYAPLWGAILFNGVTYFQVIRMLNNATRMAVGMSERSYQPDPRSDMKALNRWGYYPLILIGSWFFGTINRIHDVIEPGHKIFWLSVLDVGMAQLMVT, encoded by the exons ATGGCAACTGTAAAAGCAGTGATGGGGAATTTGACGGTGGCAGAACGACAACTACTCACGGCAGTGAACAGCGGAGCATCAAGTCTATCATTCGTCGGTTCAGGATTTATAGTACTCTGTTATTTGCTTTTCAAAGACCTTCGCAAGTTCTCCTTCAAACTTGTCTTCTACCTCGCTTTATCT GACATGTGCTGCAGTTTCTTCAGCATAATTGG GGATCCTTCCAAAGGGTTCTTCTGTTATGCTCAGGGATATACAACACATTTCTTCTGCCTAGCGTCTTTCTTGTGGACAACAACAATTGCCTTTACTCTTCACCGGACGGTTGTTAGACATAAGACGGATGTTGAAGATTTGGAGCCAATGTTTCATTTATATGTTTGGG GAACTTCAGGAGTAATGACAGTTATAAGATCAATTGCCAATAATCATGAACATCTAAGTCGGCTGGGCACTTGGTGTTGGGCACAAACAGGACACACAGGAAAG GTGGTACACTTCATAACATTTTATGCACCTCTTTGGGGTGCCATTCTTTTTAACGGTGTCACCTATTTTCAAGTGATACGGATGCTAAACAATGCAACTCGT ATGGCAGTGGGTATGTCAGAGAGGTCATACCAACCAGATCCACGGTCAGACATGAAG GCACTGAATCGTTGGGGTTACTATCCCCTCATTCTTATTGGATCATGGTTTTTCGGTACAATCAACCGTATACATGACGTTATTGAACCAGGTCATAAGATCTTTTGGCTTTCTGTTCTTGATGTTGGAATGGCACAGCTCATG GTTACCTGA
- the LOC101263536 gene encoding G-protein coupled receptor 1 isoform X1, with protein sequence MATVKAVMGNLTVAERQLLTAVNSGASSLSFVGSGFIVLCYLLFKDLRKFSFKLVFYLALSDMCCSFFSIIGDPSKGFFCYAQGYTTHFFCLASFLWTTTIAFTLHRTVVRHKTDVEDLEPMFHLYVWGTSGVMTVIRSIANNHEHLSRLGTWCWAQTGHTGKVVHFITFYAPLWGAILFNGVTYFQVIRMLNNATRMAVGMSERSYQPDPRSDMKALNRWGYYPLILIGSWFFGTINRIHDVIEPGHKIFWLSVLDVGMAQLMGLFNSIAYGLNSSVRRAIYERLDLLPEWSQRWLPKSSRSRGQQQDDSELVSLKIQDQQ encoded by the exons ATGGCAACTGTAAAAGCAGTGATGGGGAATTTGACGGTGGCAGAACGACAACTACTCACGGCAGTGAACAGCGGAGCATCAAGTCTATCATTCGTCGGTTCAGGATTTATAGTACTCTGTTATTTGCTTTTCAAAGACCTTCGCAAGTTCTCCTTCAAACTTGTCTTCTACCTCGCTTTATCT GACATGTGCTGCAGTTTCTTCAGCATAATTGG GGATCCTTCCAAAGGGTTCTTCTGTTATGCTCAGGGATATACAACACATTTCTTCTGCCTAGCGTCTTTCTTGTGGACAACAACAATTGCCTTTACTCTTCACCGGACGGTTGTTAGACATAAGACGGATGTTGAAGATTTGGAGCCAATGTTTCATTTATATGTTTGGG GAACTTCAGGAGTAATGACAGTTATAAGATCAATTGCCAATAATCATGAACATCTAAGTCGGCTGGGCACTTGGTGTTGGGCACAAACAGGACACACAGGAAAG GTGGTACACTTCATAACATTTTATGCACCTCTTTGGGGTGCCATTCTTTTTAACGGTGTCACCTATTTTCAAGTGATACGGATGCTAAACAATGCAACTCGT ATGGCAGTGGGTATGTCAGAGAGGTCATACCAACCAGATCCACGGTCAGACATGAAG GCACTGAATCGTTGGGGTTACTATCCCCTCATTCTTATTGGATCATGGTTTTTCGGTACAATCAACCGTATACATGACGTTATTGAACCAGGTCATAAGATCTTTTGGCTTTCTGTTCTTGATGTTGGAATGGCACAGCTCATG GGTCTCTTCAACTCAATAGCATATGGCCTTAACAGCTCAGTCCGTAGAGCAATTTACGAGAGATTGGATCT GTTACCTGAATGGTCTCAAAGATGGCTTCCTAAGAGCTCAAGGTCAAGAGGCCAACAACAAGACGACAGTGAATTAGTCTCTCTAAAGATTCAAGATCAGCAATAA